One part of the Eptesicus fuscus isolate TK198812 chromosome 20, DD_ASM_mEF_20220401, whole genome shotgun sequence genome encodes these proteins:
- the SP6 gene encoding transcription factor Sp6 — MLTAVCGSLGSQHTDAPHASPPRLDLQPLQTYQGHTSPEAGDYPSPLQPGELQSLPLGPEVDFSQGYELPGASSRVTCEDLESDNPLAPGPFSKLLQPDMSHHYESWFRPTHPGAEDGSWWDLHPGTTWMDLPHTQGALTSPGHPGALQAGLGGYVGDHQLCAPPPHPHPHHLLPAAGGQHLLGPPDGAKALEAVAPESQGLDSGLDGATRPKGSRRSVPRSSGQTVCRCPNCLEAERLGAPCGPDGGKKKHLHNCHIPGCGKAYAKTSHLKAHLRWHSGDRPFVCNWLFCGKRFTRSDELQRHLQTHTGTKKFPCAVCSRVFMRSDHLAKHMKTHEGAKEEAAGAAAGEGKAGGAVEPPGGKGKREAEGGAAPSN, encoded by the coding sequence CCTCCCCTCCGCGCCTcgacctgcagcctctccaaaCATACCAGGGCCACACGAGCCCGGAGGCGGGGGACTACCCCTCCCCGCTGCAGCCTGGAGAGCTGCAGAGCCTCCCGCTGGGCCCCGAGGTGGACTTCTCGCAGGGCTATGAGCTCCCGGGGGCCTCCTCCCGCGTAACCTGTGAGGACCTGGAAAGCGACAATCCCTTGGCCCCGGGACCCTTCTCCAAGCTCCTGCAGCCAGACATGTCACACCATTACGAATCGTGGTTCCGGCCGACTCACCCGGGCGCGGAGGATGGCTCCTGGTGGGACCTTCATCCGGGGACCACCTGGATGGACCTCCCCCACACGCAGGGCGCGCTGACCTCCCCTGGCCACCCGGGGGCGCTgcaggctggcctggggggcTACGTTGGAGACCATCAGCTCTGCGCCCCGccgccccacccacacccacaccacctcctcccagccGCCGGAGGGCAGCACCTCCTGGGGCCTCCCGACGGGGCAAAGGCCTTGGAGGCGGTGGCCCCGGAGTCCCAGGGGCTGGATTCCGGCCTAGACGGGGCGACGCGGCCCAAAGGCTCCCGGCGGTCCGTGCCCCGCAGCTCAGGTCAGACCGTGTGCCGCTGCCCCAACTGCCTGGAGGCGGAGCGACTGGGGGCTCCGTGCGGGCCCGACGGGGGCAAGAAGAAGCATTTGCACAACTGCCACATCCCCGGCTGCGGCAAAGCCTACGCCAAGACGTCGCACCTGAAGGCGCACCTGCGCTGGCACAGCGGCGACCGGCCCTTCGTGTGCAACTGGCTGTTCTGCGGCAAGCGCTTCACGCGCTCCGACGAGCTGCAGCGCCACCTCCAGACCCACACGGGCACCAAGAAGTTCCCCTGCGCCGTCTGCAGCCGCGTCTTCATGCGCAGCGACCACCTGGCCAAGCACATGAAGACCCACGAGGGCGCCAaggaggaggctgcaggggcGGCCGCGGGCGAGGGCAAGGCCGGCGGCGCGGTGGAGCCCCCCGGGGGCAAAGGCAAGCGGGAGGCGGAGGGCGGCGCGGCTCCCTCCAACTGA